The DNA window CCTGCACCATGATCCCACACCCATCCGAGGCTTTGCTGGGCCCGTGGCTGGCAGTGCTCACCTGGGGCCGGAAGCGAGGCGCTGGTGACACCCACGTCATTGGTGGCCACCACGGAGAGGTTGTGTGGCAGGCTGCGGAGCTGCAGCTGCACGGTGTGTTTGGTGAGCCAGGGGTAGTTCTGGGCATCCAGCACCAGGAAGTCAGAGGCGTTGACGGTCACCGGCCCATCCTGGTCGATCCAGGTCACGTTGGCAGGGGGGTTCGCACGCACCAGGGCAAAAAGGACGACCAGGAGGCCCGGGCCTTGAGCTTCCTGGTACTTGGCCCCAACCTGGGCAATCTCCGGCTTAACTGGTGCAAAGCAGAGACCAGTATGTTCCCACCACAGCCCCTTGCACgccttccctttcttcccaaaCCCAGAAGGGAGCCAGGGGTCTGGACCTCTCCTTAGGGGCCACTGGGAAACAGGATGGCTGGGTCTGCCAGAGAGGCAGCATTTCGTACAAATGAAGATTAAGAGTATAAACACTAGAACCAAAATGTcaagatttgaatcctggctctgctacttaccagctgtatgaccctgggcagattgcttaacctctctgcctcagttttgtcatttgtaaaatggggacaacaatAGTAATTACCTCATAGGATTACTGTGAGGAGAAAGTGAGTTAATACTTGCAGAGTgcttaagtgttttttaaatgtcctaCCAGACCACCTGCCTGGTGACTGCTGGGGGTCCCTGGGCAGAGAACCTCTGTCTCTGTCCACCTGAGGGGCACTCACATTGCACATTGAGGAGGACGGAGGCGTTGGCTGACCGGCCACTGTCTGGGTCCTGCAGGGAGCAGTTGAGCTCATGCTGGGCCCGCTGGGCAGTGACAGTGAAAGTGCTGGTGCCTCCAGAGAAGGCCTCCCCGCCCACACTCAGCAGTCTTGAGGTGCTGGCCTTCTGCAGCTGTCCATCCAGGTACCAGGCCAATCGGGGGGTGCCAGGCCCCCCTGCCACCCAGCAGGTGAAGGCGTGGCGTTCATTCTCTCGAAGTGCCCGCTCTGCCCAGGTATGACCATCAATTTGTGGCGCCAACTCCCCCCAACCTGGAACACAGGGGATTCTGGGGAGGGCTGGTGGAGGCTTAGTACTGTTCTGTGACCGGGATGAGGTCCAGTTACAGAGGGGCAGCAGGCCAAGAGACAGAGCACCTGGGTTCTCTAACCAGGGACGGCTGGACCTTGGGGAGGTGGATGAAGGGAACCCAACTCTGGCGCCTGGAGTGGGTACCCAAACTGAAGATGCAggcaaggaggggagagagagggggactTGACCGCACAAATGCATGGCCAAGGGCTGAACAGGGGTGTACCTGAGCTCAGAAGGGCCGGCAGGAGCAGAAGTGTGTGCGGGAGGGTAGCTGGCCCTGGAGGCAGCGCCATGGTGGCCCCGGCCTGGGCCCCAGGCTGCCGAGAGAAGGGGGCAGGCCTCGATGTTAGCCAGGTGAGAGCAGACAA is part of the Balaenoptera musculus isolate JJ_BM4_2016_0621 chromosome 8, mBalMus1.pri.v3, whole genome shotgun sequence genome and encodes:
- the TMEM25 gene encoding transmembrane protein 25 isoform X1, translated to MALPPGPATLPHTLLLLPALLSSGWGELAPQIDGHTWAERALRENERHAFTCWVAGGPGTPRLAWYLDGQLQKASTSRLLSVGGEAFSGGTSTFTVTAQRAQHELNCSLQDPDSGRSANASVLLNVQFKPEIAQVGAKYQEAQGPGLLVVLFALVRANPPANVTWIDQDGPVTVNASDFLVLDAQNYPWLTKHTVQLQLRSLPHNLSVVATNDVGVTSASLPAPGLLATRVEVPLLGIVVAGGLALGTLVGFSTLVACLVCRKAKKTKGPSRRPSLISSDSNNLKLNNVRLPRENMSLPSHLQLNDLTPHSRGKAADQQMAQDNSQPELLDPEPGGLLTSRGFIRLPMLGYIYRVSSVSSDEIWL
- the TMEM25 gene encoding transmembrane protein 25 isoform X3 codes for the protein MALPPGPATLPHTLLLLPALLSSERALRENERHAFTCWVAGGPGTPRLAWYLDGQLQKASTSRLLSVGGEAFSGGTSTFTVTAQRAQHELNCSLQDPDSGRSANASVLLNVQFKPEIAQVGAKYQEAQGPGLLVVLFALVRANPPANVTWIDQDGPVTVNASDFLVLDAQNYPWLTKHTVQLQLRSLPHNLSVVATNDVGVTSASLPAPGLLATRVEVPLLGIVVAGGLALGTLVGFSTLVACLVCRKAKKTKGPSRRPSLISSDSNNLKLNNVRLPRENMSLPSHLQLNDLTPHSRGKAADQQMAQDNSQPELLDPEPGGLLTSRGFIRLPMLGYIYRVSSVSSDEIWL
- the TMEM25 gene encoding transmembrane protein 25 isoform X4 encodes the protein MALPPGPATLPHTLLLLPALLSSGWGELAPQIDGHTWAERALRENERHAFTCWVAGGPGTPRLAWYLDGQLQKASTSRLLSVGGEAFSGGTSTFTVTAQRAQHELNCSLQDPDSGRSANASVLLNVQFKPEIAQVGAKYQEAQGPGLLVVLFALVRANPPANVTWIDQDGPVTVNASDFLVLDAQNYPWLTKHTVQLQLRSLPHNLSVVATNDVGVTSASLPAPGPSRRPSLISSDSNNLKLNNVRLPRENMSLPSHLQLNDLTPHSRGKAADQQMAQDNSQPELLDPEPGGLLTSRGFIRLPMLGYIYRVSSVSSDEIWL
- the TMEM25 gene encoding transmembrane protein 25 isoform X2, which gives rise to MALPPGPATLPHTLLLLPALLSSGWGELAPQIDGHTWAERALRENERHAFTCWVAGGPGTPRLAWYLDGQLQKASTSRLLSVGGEAFSGGTSTFTVTAQRAQHELNCSLQDPDSGRSANASVLLNVQFKPEIAQVGAKYQEAQGPGLLVVLFALVRANPPANVTWIDQDGPVTVNASDFLVLDAQNYPWLTKHTVQLQLRSLPHNLSVVATNDVGVTSASLPAPGLLATRVEVPLLGIVVAGGLALGTLVGFSTLVACLVCRKAKKTKGPSRRPSLISSDSNNLKLNNVRLPRENMSLPSHLQLNDLTPHSRGKAADQQMAQDNSQPELLDPEPGGLLTSRECELLEVRDHQLN